From a single Bos indicus isolate NIAB-ARS_2022 breed Sahiwal x Tharparkar chromosome 11, NIAB-ARS_B.indTharparkar_mat_pri_1.0, whole genome shotgun sequence genomic region:
- the GPN1 gene encoding GPN-loop GTPase 1, whose amino-acid sequence MAAPASATESQASGGPRPPACLLVLGMAGSGKTTFVQRLTGYLHSQGCPPYVINLDPAVHEVPFPANIDIRDTVKYKEVMKQYGLGPNGGIVTSLNLFATRFDQVMKFIEKAQNMSKYVLIDTPGQIEVFTWSASGTIITEALASSFPTIVIYVMDTSRSTNPVTFMSNMLYACSILYKTKLPFIVVMNKTDIIDHSFAVEWMQDFEAFQDALNQETTYVSNLTRSMSLVLDEFYSSLRVVGVSAVLGTGLDELFVQVASATEEYEREYRPEYERLKKSLASAQSQQQKEQLERLQKDMGSVALDTGTATGSSSPVLDPSDLILTRGTLDEEDEEADSDTDDIDHRVTEESREEPAFQNFMQESMAQYWKKNK is encoded by the exons ATGGCCGCGCCCGCATCTGCCACGGAATCTCAAGCATCAGGGGGTCCTCGGCCCCCCGCGTGTCTGTTGGTGTTGGGAATGGCGGGGTCTGGGAAAACCACCTTTGTACAG AGGCTCACAGGATATCTGCATAGTCAAGGGTGTCCACCTTATGTGATCAACCTGGACCCAGCTGTGCATGAAGTTCCCTTTCCTGCCAATATTG aCATTCGTGATACTGTGAAGTATAAAGAAGTCATGAAACA GTATGGACTTGGACCTAATGGTGGCATAGTGACCTCACTCAATCTCTTTGCTACCAGATTTGATCAG GTGATGAAATTTATTGAGAAGGCCCAGAACATGTCTAA GTATGTCTTGATTGACACACCTGGACAGATTGAGGTATTCACATGGTCAGCTTCTGGGACAATTATCACTGAGGCCCTG GCATCCTCGTTTCCAACGATTGTCATTTATGTAATGGACACATCTCGAAGTACCAACCCAGTGACCTTCATGTCCAATATGCTCTATGCCTGCAG CATCTTATACAAAACCAAGCTGCCTTTTATTGTGGTCATGAATAAA ACTGACATCATTGACCACAGCTTTGCAGTGGAATGGATGCAGGATTTTGAGGCTTTCCAAGATGCTTTGAATCAAGAGACTACATACGTCAGTAACCTGACTCGTTCAATGAGCCTGGTGTTAGATGAGTTTTACAGCTCACTCAGG GTGGTGGGTGTGTCTGCTGTCCTGGGTACAGGTTTAGATGAACTCTTCGTGCAAGTTGCCAGTGCCACAGAAGAATATGAAAG AGAGTATCGTCCTGAATATGAACGTCTGAAGAAATCACTG GCCAGTGCACAGAGCCAGCAGCAGAAAGAACAACTGGAACGCCTCCAGAAAGATATGGGCTCTGTAGCCTTGGACACAGGAACTGCCACAG GCAGCTCATCTCCTGTGCTGGACCCTTCTGATTTGATCCTGACTCGGGGAACCTTGGATGAAGAGGATGAGGAAGCAGACAGTGATACTGATGATATTGACCACAGAG TTACAGAGGAAAGCCGCGAAGAGCCAGCATTCCAGAATTTTATGCAAGAATCAATGGCACAgtactggaagaaaaacaaatag
- the SUPT7L gene encoding STAGA complex 65 subunit gamma, whose product MLRYWGEIPISSSQTNRSSFDLLPREFRLVEVHDPPLHQPSANKPKPPTMLDIPSEPCSLTIHTIQLIQHNRRLRNLIATAQAQNQQQTEGVKTEETEPLPSCPGSPPLPDDLLPLDCKNPSAPFQVWHSDPESDFYRGKGEPVTELSWHSCRQLLYQAVATILAHTGFECANESVLETLTDVAHEYCLKFTKLLRFAVDRESRLGQTPFPDVMEQVFHEVGIGSVLSLQKFWQHRIKDYHSYMLQISKQLSEEYERIVNPEKATEDTKPVKIKEEPVSDITFPVSEELEADLASGDQSLPMGVLGTQTERFPSNLEVEASPQASSTEVNASPLWNLAHVKMEPQESEEGNVSGHGVLGSDVFEEPMSGMSEAGIPQSPDDSDSSYGSHSTDSLMGSSPVFNQRCKKRMRKI is encoded by the exons ATGTTGAGATACTGGGGAGAGATACCAATCTCGTCAAGCCAGACCAACAGAAGTTCTTTTGACTTGCTCCCTCGAGAGTTCCGACTGGTAGAAGTCCATGACCCGCCTCTGCACCAACCCTCAGCCAACAAGCCCAAGCCCCCCACTATGCTGGACATCCCCTCAGAGCCCTGCAGCCTCACCATCCACACCATTCAGCTGATCCAGCACAACCGACGTCTGCGTAACCTCATTGCCACGGCACAGGCCCAGAATCAGCAACAGACAGAAGGTGTAAAGACTGAAGAGACTGAACCTCTTCCGTCCTGCCCTGGGTCACCTCCTCTTCCTGATGATCTCCTTCCTTTAGATTGTAAGAATCCAAGTGCACCATTCCAGGTCTGGCACAGTGACCCAGAGAGTGACTTTTATCG GGGGAAAGGGGAGCCTGTGACTGAACTCAGCTGGCACTCCTGCCGACAGCTCCTCTACCAGGCAGTGGCCACAATCCTGGCCCACACGGGCTTTGAGTGTGCTAACGAGAGCGTCCTGGAGACCCTGACTGATGTGGCCCACGAGTACTGCCTCAAGTTCACCAAGCTGCTGCGCTTTGCTGTGGATCGAGAATCCCGGCTGGGGCAGACTCCTTTCCCCGATGTGATGGAGCAGGTGTTCCATGAAGTGGGCATCGGCAGCGTGCTCTCCCTCCAGAAATTCTGGCAGCACCGCATCAAGGACTATCACAGTTACATGCTGCAG ATTAGTAAGCAGCTCTCTGAAGAGTATGAGAGGATCGTCAATCCTGAGAAGGCCACAGAGGACACGAAGCCTGTCAAGATCAAGGAGGAACCTGTGAGCGACATCACCTTCCCTGTCAGTGAAGAACTGGAGGCCGACCTTGCTTCTGGAGACCAGTCGCTGCCCATGGGAGTCCTCGGCACTCAGACCGAGCGCTTCCCATCTAACCTGGAAGTCGAGGCTTCACCACAGGCTTCAA GTACAGAGGTAAATGCTTCCCCTCTTTGGAACTTGGCCCACGTGAAAATGGAGCCTCAAGAGAGTGAAGAAGGCAACGTTTCTGGGCACGGCGTGCTGGGCAGCGATGTGTTCGAGGAGCCaatgtcaggcatgagtgaagcTGGAATCCCCCAAAgccctgatgactcagacagcAGCTACGGCTCCCACTCCACTGACAGCCTCATGGGCTCCTCCCCTGTTTTCAACCAGCGCTGCAAAAAGAGGATGAggaaaatataa